Below is a window of Candidatus Saganbacteria bacterium DNA.
CATATTACCTATGAAATTCCTTGTGTACGGGGCCGGCTCGATAGGCTGCGTGTTCGGCGGCTTCCTGGCGAAAGCCGGCGAAGAAGTCGTGCTTCTTGGCAGGCCGGGCCATATCGAGATCATGAAAGCGAAAGGCCTTGATATCACCGGCATCTGGGGAGACCATCACGTTCCGGGAATACTGGGATACACGAACAGCGCCGACCTTAAAGAGGACCACGCTAATACTTTTGATCTCGTCCTTTTGACCGTAAAATCCTATGATACAGTTGCCGCCATGGCGGATATCAGGAATATCGCCAGTGAGAACACTTATGTCCTCTCCCTGCAGAACGGCATCGGGAACGTGGAGTCGATAGCAAAAATAATAGGCCCGGAAATGACCCTCGGCGGCCGGGTCATATTCGGCGCAGAGTTCGTTGCTCCGGGTTCGGTAAAAGTGACCGTCAGCGCGGAAGACGTGGCAATAGGGAGGATAAGCCTGAAGACACCGAAAGAACCGGTAGAAGAGATGGCTAATCTGTTCACGCTTTCCGGTATTAAAACGATCGCGACAGATGAGATCCAAAAATATATATGGGGAAAAGTCCTTTATAATTGCGCCCTTAACGCTCTCGCTACCCTTCTGGGAATAAACTACGGAGCCTTGATCGAAACAGAGTACACGCGTGACATCATGAGGCGTATCGTCGCCGAGATCTACGCCGTCGCGCAGAAGAAGGGCATTGAGCTCGAGCTGAAGACAAAGGAAGAATATATCAAGATACTGTTTAACCGCCTGATCCCCATGACGTCTTCTCATAAACCTTCGATGCTGAGGGATATAGAAAAGATAAAAAAGACGGAGATCGATTATCTCAACGGGATGATCGTCCAAATGGGGAAAGATATCGGGATCCATGCTCCGACAAACCAGTTTTTGACGGAACTTATCAAATTCAAAGAATTAAAACACCAATGACCGATCTTATTAAAAGCTCCCTGATAAATTTCGGCGCTGATTTTGCCGACGTCTTCACAGAGGAAGTTTCATCCACATCCATAGTCATCGAGGACGCCAGGATCGACAAGCTGATCGCCGGAAGTTACTCGGGAAAAGGCATCCGTGCCATGAAAGGCCTTGAGGTGGACTATGAATATTACTCTCAAAAAGAGACCGCGCCCGAAAAACCCGACATCCCGATAGATAAGAAGATCGCCCTTGTCGAAAAAGCGGACCGTGCTGCAAGAAAGATAAGCCCTCTGATCAGGCAGGTGTCGATCAGCTACGGCGACACCGTTCAGAAAGTCACCTGTTCAAATTCTCTCGGGATACATGCTAAAGGGACAAGGATAAGGACCAGGTTCGTAGTGAGCGTTATTGCCAGCAATAATGGGGTTTTGCAGACCGGATACGAGACAGCCGGCGCGAGCACGGGCTTTGAGCTTTTTGAAAAAGTAGACGTTGAAAAGATGGGGGTAATAGCCGCCGAAAGGGCTGTCATGATGCTTGGAGCATCTGCCGCGCCTTCCGGGAAAATGGCTGTAATCATAATGAGCGAAGCTGGCGGGACTCTGATTCATGAAGCATGCGGCCACGGGCTTGAAGCGGATTTCATTGTAAAGAATACAAGCGTCTACGGCGGAAAGACCGGACAAAAGGTCGCTTCAGAACTTATAACAGTTATAGACGACGCGACTATTCCGGGAGCTTACGGTTCTTTTGAATTCGATGACGAAGGTACTCCTTCACAGAAAAAGATCCTCATAGAGAACGGCATCCTGAAGGGTTTTATGAGCGATATCTATAATTCGAGAATATTAAATATCGGATCCTCCGGGAACGGAAGGCGCGAGGACTTTCAGCAAAAACCCCAGCCCAGGATGACGAATACTTATATCGAAAGGGGCAATTCCGATCCCGGAGAGATCATCAGCTCTGTAAAGAACGGTCTGCTCGTCAAAAAGCTCGGCGGAGGCCAGGTCAACGTGACCAACGGTGATTTTGTATTCGAAGTCCAGGAAGGTTACGTTATAGAGAACGGTAAAATAAAAAGGTCTGTCCGCGGTGCTACTCTTATCGGTAATGGCCCAAAGATACTTGCGGAAATAGATATGGTCGGCAGCGACCTTCATTTCATCATCGGGACCTGCGGAAAGGGAGATCACGCTCCTGTATCAGACGCGATGCCTACGGTAAGGGTACCTGAGATAGTGGTTGGTGGGAGAGCTTAAATATTCCCTTTCCTGACTTTGGCGGCAAATTCTTTGCTTTTTTGCGGCATAAAATAATACAGAAATCTGTTGAGCTTTTCAAGCCCTTCTAATTTTTGTTGAGGCGATAACCGTTCGAATATTTTTTTTCTCTCAGCCGAAGAATCCGTTGTTTTCTTTTCTGTTTTCATTTCATTTTCATTCTTTGTTTAAGAAGTTTGATATCTTCCATGTCTTTTTTTCTGCCTGCGATCTTTTTAAGTTCTATCAGTTCGTCGATACCTACAACAGACACATTTATTCCCCATGCCTCTATCACTATTCTTTTCTTGTATGCTTTCTTAAATGAAATATAGTTTTCTGTCATTACATCAATATTGATATACGGATTGTCTATATCAATAAATGAAAATACCAGCATCCCCTTTTCCTTCTGCCATTTTTTCACCTTATACGGGTCAGCAAGATCTTCCGGATTAACAGGAACTTTGGGTTTTAGCTTGAGTAGCTTCATCACTGAAATGAACTTCAGCAGGTTCCCTCTGTCCATTGAGAGCATAATATCCATGTCCCCTGTAACTCGCTCAACCCCGTGAAGATTAACCGCGATCCCGCCGATAATAAGGTACTTGACTTTCTTTTTCTCTAATTCTTCAAAAATATCTTCATAGTATAATTGTCTGTTTTTAGGTTCTCTCATATTTTCTCTGTTATCCGTTTGACTGTTTCCGCATCGTTCATCGTCATGAAGTGAACGCCGTCGCATAAAGATTTAAGTTCTTTTATCGTCTCGACCGCGATATCCAGGCCTTCTTTGACCGGATCTTTAGCGGCTTTCATCCTTTTCAGGACCTTCTCCCCCACTTTCACCCCGGGAACTTTCTGGTCCATAAAGACCGCTGCCGATAAAGATTTTAAAGGGAATATGCCGAGCAGAAGTTTTGCCTTGAGACGGCCCGCCTTGTCGCGGAACTTTTTGAACAGGTCTGTGTCAAAGACCACCTGTGTCTGGATGAATTCGGCGCCCGCATCTATTTTTTTTCTCAGTTTCATTATTTGAAGGTCCATCTGCTCGCTGTTCGGATTGACCACGCAGCCTGTGGTAAGATCGGCTTTGCCCGACAGACCGTTACCGTGAAGATCTTTCCCGCCGCTAATTTTTTTAATAAGATCTATCAACTGGACCGAATCCACTTCGAACACGGGCTTCGCGAGGACTTTCCCATCCTTGACGGGATAATCTCCGGTGATGGCCAGGATATTTTTAATGCCGAGCGCTGCCGCCGCGAGTATATCAGATGAAAGCCCCATGCTGTTGCGGTCGCGGCAGGACATCTGATATACCGCATCGACACCTTCGCTTACAAGCTTGTGGCAGAGGACAATGGGGTTCATCCTCATCACCGCCCTCTGGTTGTCGGTCACGTTTATCGCGTGTACCGTGTCTTTAAGCTGCCTGGCTTTTTCCAGAGCGGGGATTATATCGCTTCCCCTGGGTGGGAATATCTCCGCAGTCAATATGAATTCATTGTTATCTATGGCTTTTCTTAAGGTGTTCATTTTTCGACTTTTCTCGGCCGCAGCGCTGCGGACCAGTCTTTTACCGGCCGGAAATCCCTGATGTCCGAAACGGAATTTATCTGCTTCAGCCTCTCTTCGATGATCGCCCACGCGCAGTCGTTTTCCTTGTTGACCTCGCATTTGCCCTCTACGGAACCGCCGCACGGGCCGTTCAGGGTGTTTTTAGCGCATCGTGTTATAAGGCAGATGCCGCCCGTCTTGTCCAGCTGGCAGTCCCCGCAGGTGGTGCACATCTCGTAGAATTTTCCCGCGCGCTCCACTCTTGCCAGGAACATGGAATTGAGAGCGGGAAAAGTTTTTTTGCCGATCAGGTCGGCTATCGTCTGGGACCCCGCCCCGCATGACATGACAAGAAAAGTGTCGGCTTCGTCCATTTCTTTACGCAGGTCTTTGAGATCTTTTTTGCACAGCCGCTCGTCGCAGGTCGATTCTATTACTTTTGTCCCGGTAACGCGCTTTCCGGCTTTTTCAAGGGCCTTTTTCATCTCCCTGACCTGTTCTTCGCCGCCGGTATTTGTTGTCGTGGCGCACGAGCCGCAGCCCGCAATAAAAATGCTTTTGCTCTCTTTGAGCATCCCAAGTATTTCTTCGATCTTCTTTTGTTCTGTTACGATCATATTATGTCAAAGGCCTCATGTGCGGGAATAATAATACATCCCTTATCGATGATGAGTTCGTTATGAGCATTATCAGCCTGTCTATGCCTATACCCAGCCCGCCCGCCGGCGGCATCCCGATCTCGAGCGCTTTTATATAGTCCTCGTCAAGAGATTCCGTCTCTTCATCCCCGGCTTTTTTCAGCTCCATCTGTTTTTCAAAGCGCTGTCTCTGGTCGATGGGGTCGTTCAGTTCCGAGAACGCGTTGGCAAGTTCCATCCCCGCGACAATGACCTCGAACCTTTCGACCAGTTTCGGGTCGTTCCTTTTCTTTTTCGCCAGCGGCGACGTCTCAAGCGGGTAATCCGTGATAAAGGTCGGCTGGATCAGGTGCGGCTCCACGAACCTGTCGTAAAGTTCATTTATCAGTTTCCCCGAACCGAGCGAACCGGCCTCTTCGATCCCTCTTTCTTTTGCCAGTTTCCTGAGGTCTTTTTCGGATATGCCGATATCGATCCCCGCGAAGTGCTTCAGGGCCTGCGACAGGGTCATCCTTTTCCAGGGGGCGGAAAAATCTATCCCGTGTTCTTTGTACTTTACTTTCAATGTGCCGAGTACGCTGCTGACGGACTCGGAGACAAGTTCCTCGGTCAGTTTCATGATATCTTCATAGTCGGCATAAGCCTGGTAGATCTCGATCATCGTATATTCGGGGTTATGCTTGAACGACATCCCCTCGTTCCTGAAGACCCTGCCGATCTCAAAGACTTTCTCGAAACCTCCCGCGATCAGCCTTTTTAAATATAATTCCGGAGCGATCCTTAAGAACAATTCCATATTAAGCGCGTTATGGAAAGTCTTGAACGGTTTTGCGGCGGCCCCGCCCTGCATGGAATGGAGCATCGGGGTCTCTACCTCGATAAAGCCTTTTCCTTCAAGCGACCTCCTTATCTGCGAGATCACGCGGCTCCTGGTCATGAACACTTCTTTCACCGCGGGATTAACGATAAGGTCGACATACCGCTCCCTGTATCTTGTGTCGGTGTCATGGAGCCCGTGCCATTTTTCAGGTAGCGGCCTGAGTGATTTTGTCAGAAGGATAAGTTCATGCACTTTAACGGAGACTTCGCCCGTCTTTGTCTTGAATATTTTTCCCTTGACCCCGATGATATCGCCGATATCTATCTTCTCGAAAGCCTCGAATATTTTTGCGCCGACAATATCAAGTTTTACATATATCTGGAGCCTGCCTTTTTCGTCCTGGATATGCGCGAAAGCCGCTTTGCCGTGGCCTCTTTTGAGCATCACGCGGCCGGCAAGCGAGTATTCTTCCCCGCTTTCCTGCCCGTGCTCAAGATCTTTATACTTTTCGAGGATAAAGATCGAATCCGTATTTTTTTTGAAGTTGTATGCGAACGGCTCCATCCCGATCGACCTGAAAAAATCCAGCTTCTCCCGGCGGACCTTTAACAGCGCGCTGAGGTCTTCGGTATTTTCCTGCCTGTTCAGCTCTTCCATATTGCCTTCCATATTAAGTTCAGGCCCTTTAATGTCAGGTCGGGGTCTACAACATCTATTATATCAGTTTGGGATGAAATAATTCCCGCCAGGCCTCCGGTGGCGACTACCCTGGTTTTTTTGCCTAGCTTTTCCCTGAACCTTTTGACAAGACTTTCGACTATTCCCGCGTATCCGTAGATTATGCCCGACTGCATCGCTGAAACAGTGCTGCCCCCTATCGCTTTTACGGGGACTTTCAGAGCGACCAGGGGCAGTTTCGCGGTCTTTTCATGTAATGCGTCCCTTGAGATCGCGACCCCGGGTGATATCGCGCCTCCCAGGTAGGAAC
It encodes the following:
- a CDS encoding methylenetetrahydrofolate reductase; protein product: MNTLRKAIDNNEFILTAEIFPPRGSDIIPALEKARQLKDTVHAINVTDNQRAVMRMNPIVLCHKLVSEGVDAVYQMSCRDRNSMGLSSDILAAAALGIKNILAITGDYPVKDGKVLAKPVFEVDSVQLIDLIKKISGGKDLHGNGLSGKADLTTGCVVNPNSEQMDLQIMKLRKKIDAGAEFIQTQVVFDTDLFKKFRDKAGRLKAKLLLGIFPLKSLSAAVFMDQKVPGVKVGEKVLKRMKAAKDPVKEGLDIAVETIKELKSLCDGVHFMTMNDAETVKRITEKI
- a CDS encoding TldD/PmbA family protein gives rise to the protein MTDLIKSSLINFGADFADVFTEEVSSTSIVIEDARIDKLIAGSYSGKGIRAMKGLEVDYEYYSQKETAPEKPDIPIDKKIALVEKADRAARKISPLIRQVSISYGDTVQKVTCSNSLGIHAKGTRIRTRFVVSVIASNNGVLQTGYETAGASTGFELFEKVDVEKMGVIAAERAVMMLGASAAPSGKMAVIIMSEAGGTLIHEACGHGLEADFIVKNTSVYGGKTGQKVASELITVIDDATIPGAYGSFEFDDEGTPSQKKILIENGILKGFMSDIYNSRILNIGSSGNGRREDFQQKPQPRMTNTYIERGNSDPGEIISSVKNGLLVKKLGGGQVNVTNGDFVFEVQEGYVIENGKIKRSVRGATLIGNGPKILAEIDMVGSDLHFIIGTCGKGDHAPVSDAMPTVRVPEIVVGGRA
- the lysS gene encoding lysine--tRNA ligase, whose amino-acid sequence is MEGNMEELNRQENTEDLSALLKVRREKLDFFRSIGMEPFAYNFKKNTDSIFILEKYKDLEHGQESGEEYSLAGRVMLKRGHGKAAFAHIQDEKGRLQIYVKLDIVGAKIFEAFEKIDIGDIIGVKGKIFKTKTGEVSVKVHELILLTKSLRPLPEKWHGLHDTDTRYRERYVDLIVNPAVKEVFMTRSRVISQIRRSLEGKGFIEVETPMLHSMQGGAAAKPFKTFHNALNMELFLRIAPELYLKRLIAGGFEKVFEIGRVFRNEGMSFKHNPEYTMIEIYQAYADYEDIMKLTEELVSESVSSVLGTLKVKYKEHGIDFSAPWKRMTLSQALKHFAGIDIGISEKDLRKLAKERGIEEAGSLGSGKLINELYDRFVEPHLIQPTFITDYPLETSPLAKKKRNDPKLVERFEVIVAGMELANAFSELNDPIDQRQRFEKQMELKKAGDEETESLDEDYIKALEIGMPPAGGLGIGIDRLIMLITNSSSIRDVLLFPHMRPLT
- a CDS encoding methylenetetrahydrofolate reductase C-terminal domain-containing protein, whose amino-acid sequence is MIVTEQKKIEEILGMLKESKSIFIAGCGSCATTTNTGGEEQVREMKKALEKAGKRVTGTKVIESTCDERLCKKDLKDLRKEMDEADTFLVMSCGAGSQTIADLIGKKTFPALNSMFLARVERAGKFYEMCTTCGDCQLDKTGGICLITRCAKNTLNGPCGGSVEGKCEVNKENDCAWAIIEERLKQINSVSDIRDFRPVKDWSAALRPRKVEK
- a CDS encoding ketopantoate reductase family protein, which codes for MKFLVYGAGSIGCVFGGFLAKAGEEVVLLGRPGHIEIMKAKGLDITGIWGDHHVPGILGYTNSADLKEDHANTFDLVLLTVKSYDTVAAMADIRNIASENTYVLSLQNGIGNVESIAKIIGPEMTLGGRVIFGAEFVAPGSVKVTVSAEDVAIGRISLKTPKEPVEEMANLFTLSGIKTIATDEIQKYIWGKVLYNCALNALATLLGINYGALIETEYTRDIMRRIVAEIYAVAQKKGIELELKTKEEYIKILFNRLIPMTSSHKPSMLRDIEKIKKTEIDYLNGMIVQMGKDIGIHAPTNQFLTELIKFKELKHQ